The Spodoptera frugiperda isolate SF20-4 chromosome 8, AGI-APGP_CSIRO_Sfru_2.0, whole genome shotgun sequence DNA segment GTAATGGGACGGGTGGGTGCGTTATGTACAACAAGCTCCTCTTATggacttataaaataactgaCGAAAATCACTTTGCGAGAGCAACTCTACCTTTCAACTACTGAAATCAACTACACTTACCTAATTTAGTAATGTGTATTGAATACACTATAATAAATACCTGAATTCGTATCTTATATGTACCTACggcaataagattttttttattttacagcgGTGCGGATGCTCGAGCAATACTTGCAGTGCACGCCTCCTCCACAATATGACCTGTTTCCACAAAAGTGCAGCTCCAGTGTGGACTGCTTCCCCAACCTGTGCTGCGCGGAAGGCGGCAAGAAGCACTGCAGGCCGCCACAACGTAGTCTTATAGCTTTGCTAGCTGGAGTTGGACAGGTATGCACCAACTTACTAATTATTGCACAAAACTAGCCTTTGCAGGATAGGCAGTCTGGAATCCTCAATGTTTTCGGTAACTCTTACCTAAATAGTGgtataatgaaaaattatacctaaataGTGGAATAATGGAAAATATCTTTCCACTAATGGTTAGCAATACTAATGACCACTGACATTCAAggagtaaataataaagttaaataatttagttaattattctcttgtatgtataatttacaATGTGCAAATAGAATGTTATGGGCAGCCAACTTTATCATAGTTCACATCATTCCCTTACTGCCAGCGAGAAGCACCTATGTCCAGTAACTACAAAAATGAACTTTCAAATGGTGTTCATCATGTCGCTCTGCAACACAACATGTGTTATTGTTTGATAGGCTTCTATATACCCTGCCCTGTATGCATACTTACTATTTCAAAAAACCTAGTGTAAGATTCTAGAATGAATGTTTTGTCTGTCTtaacttacatatttattttattttcagagaGTGGGATCTACTTTAGTCAACTTCAGGCAGTCGCAAAAtccaaataattaaattgtaaattattattgtgatagtaattagttttttatacttttgtacagttttgtaaaataaaatatttactttacttatgttttattgtgACAACCTCAAACCTCATTATCTAAAACTATTCATATTCATGTGGTAGTTGTTTTTGTGCAGGGTTCAAGTtatgtagaaaataaaagaagttttaacttaatttaaagtttattggTCATTTAATCCagctgaaacaaaagaaatcatgttattagttacaatattattgttatagttttaataatatcagCCATAATATCTGGCTGTTCTTCAGGCTAGCTCATGCAGCTAATAATTTAGTGTTtagatgtttaaatatttatatcagttAGGTATAAGTTCTTATCACTTTACCACATCTTGGCATGTTATTTTaaggcaataaaataataatgatgtgaTGTGAGGACCCAAAGAGAAAGCAAAAGTAAATGTTATTGATATGATACAAAACTCAAATCATTTTCCCTTTTTACATTGAAGGTTTAATTACGAAAAAGGCCAGTATCATTGTCAAATGCAGATAGCAAACCAATAATCCGGGCATTGTTTACTGAACGATAGTTACATTTTACATTGAACACAAATTATGTTATTGGTAGACATCAAGATACATTGTTTCACTCCTTTCACTCATTTCACGTAGATATGTGTATCATATGCAAGTTTCGATGAAAATAAAAGATAGGATAGGGATACAAGAGACCAGCCCAAGTTAACCCTTCCTCACTGAGACTAAACTGATGTAAATAACCAAATGTACGTACCTTCTTGAAACCGATGTCGTGAGCGTATTCCCTGAAGCACTGTCTGCAGATGTTTAGACCGTACTTGCGGATGAGACCATGTCTGTTGGAGCAGGCGCGGCTGAAACATGGAAACCAACACTTGGAACACGTGCTCTAACCAAAAATGTACGTttctttgaataatattttttcttgaaataCTTACCAAGAGCGGGAGCCCTGGCCATATCTGCGAGGGTGAGAGTACCAAATGTTAGCGTGACCCATAGtgctaattatttaattcttgcGCTGTACGCAGAATGCAACACGTCCAAAATGGAGGCTACACCAAAAAGAACGAACGAGATAGACTTTGAcactaatattttttgacaaTGACGTTAATTTTTTCATTTGATACATAGGCTTTTCGCACGGTATCTAAATCTTTTCAAActctatataatttttattttttatcataatctaGTCACAAAAATGCCTTTTTTCGGTAATCAATCACTGACGGAATATCTTTTCTGAATATTAACggtaaacacaataaaacaaaatatactacAAGGTCTACACTACGAGTGATTTAAAATACAACTTTACCTCCCagttacattaaaatgtgaatatttttaattgatttaaatcCTGAAATCACAAGATGAATAGATAGGTCAATGACCGTAGCCTGaggtctaaaaataaataattttctttatgacATCATTGACGTCCTTGACATTGACGTGTTCAAATTTTAAGGGATGCCAAGACTTATATATTTATTCGATTTATCGATATAATTACTAGTTTACAATATATGATCATACACTGATAGGattcttttgaaaaaaaatgtagtggcatgtttaattgtttgttgGTGCAGTTGGATAGATTAGATAGATTGCGTATTTTGCATTaaggtgtatttttgttttaagttttagaAATGTGAGCTATAACTATACATTTACAAGCATATCTAATTGAGTgcctattcaataaaaaaataaatactgcaAGGAATTTTGACGAACAttcattatcaaaataaatatatcgatTTATTTCTCCTAATCGATTATCAGATTTAGTTGCACTTCACTACGGCATGTCATGTTAGACAAGGAGGACCAAGAATATGACACGACACCAACCATACTCGACCGACAGACGAACGAACGGTTCACATATTTACGGTTCCTTCCTACTTTGCCAGTACGTTGTCGGTTCTGTGATCACAGTTTTTATTAATGAATGGGGTATTTTGTAGGTCATATATTAAAGGTGatataaaaaaggtatattcaatttatttgtgctgttattttgtctttatatttaattataactctTTATTATTCGAAATTGTGAATCAATCGTCTAATGTATTCAAATGCCGTGCACATATTTCTGTCATTGGTTGCCCTTATACTTGTCTGTTTGTGAATATACTTGAGGTATTTTGCTAATAAGAAGATGGTCCTAGACCTTTAAGTTAAGATGATCTCGCCGGCCACGTTGACATGCTCATGTTGGCATTTTTTTTATCCATCGAAACTTTCATACTGCTGAAACTTTCACATATTTttcaagaatattttatttttattaaactaaaatagttGATACGCCGATACATGTCCATGTATTCTTCTTattatgcattttattttattgtgaacttAGATATTACAAATACTATCCCTATTACTTGTTAGATTTTAACAAAGGTTGAAGTTCTGgagacttataaaataattcttcCTCACTTTGTACTTAATTCTCAACATTGACtaaattttaaatactatttaaagttattaaatattatctcATGTACCTGTAGTATTTACCTACTAGCTGTTATCTATAAGGTTCACTTAAAATTGATTGTATCTTTTTAAAACACACTTACTTAGAAATTACAGATATTATgtgataaacaaattaatttacttaccaaaagattagattttatttaaaatgtacatagTTACCTACATAATGTGCTGTGACTAACATactacaacttttttttttgtttcaacagGTACCCAACATCCACAATGGGgttcatatttaatttgattaagaGATTATTTACAATAACCATAAAGACTGTTTTCTTTTTGGTTCTTTTATCTGCCGTCATTGTTCTGATCCCCAACTTCCCGCCATACACAAAGTTCACCAGCATTGAGTAAGTGcacattaaatttttataagacatttatgtataatacttaCCTTggatttttaaaaattaattcttGTTTTAGGATTCAATCTCCACAACCAAGAGTTGGTCCACTAGCAACCAATGGGGCCTTAAACAATGGTGGGAAACTGTACTCTGGTAAACTATTGGGACCTGAAGCTTTCCAGTTATACAAAGGAGAAGTATACACCGGCTTGGCTACAGGAGAGATTGTGAAACTGACACCACAAGGCCATGTTACATTTGTCACCAAAATTGGGGAACCATGCAGTAAGTATACCTAGTACctaaaatcaaaatgttttcatattatttcaaCCTGAGATTCTGTTTATATCATTATCTAATATTGTTTCCAATTATTCAAGCCATTCATATCAGACCATTGTAATCaacttatatatttaaattatcaaACCATTACAAATGGTGAACTATTTGTATTCattgtatacataataaaattactgattATGCCGAATGAAACTAAAATTACCCATTTTGTTACTTAACTTTGTTAACTTTAACTTGTTTTAACTTGTTGTGttaactttcttatttatttcaggTGGACTTGCTTATGAACACATTTGTGGCCGACCACTTGGCTTTGTCATTGATAAAGATGGAAACTTATATGTAGCCGATGCATACTATGGTATTTGGAAGGTAAACGTGAACACAAACAAGAAACAACTCCTGGTGTCTCCAAGAGTTTCCATACAGGACCGTCTGCCTAAACTATTTAACTCAGTTGCCTTGGCTAAGAATGGAGATTTATACTGGACTGACTCCAGCAGTGATTTCGAACTAAAAGATGGAGTAATTAGCTCCATGTGTGATCCTTCAGGAAGGTAATACTAATTCCTAtggttcttttttaatattttaaacctttttaggcattttaaattaatatttaatgttttaattatagatTATTCCATTATGATGCTGCTAAAAACCAAAGTAAAGTACTTTTGGACGACTTGTGGTTTGCAAATGGTGTGGTTGTGTCACCCAATAATGATTTTGTTGTTGTCTGCGAGACATTCCGTAGCAGATTGATGAAATACTATCTCAGTGGACCCAAAAAAGGACAGTCTGAAGTATTTGCAGATGGACTGCCAGGTAAGTTGTTgacattatttagttaattgtcTCAAAATC contains these protein-coding regions:
- the LOC118275901 gene encoding 40S ribosomal protein S29, which gives rise to MGHANIWYSHPRRYGQGSRSCRACSNRHGLIRKYGLNICRQCFREYAHDIGFKKLD